The genomic region GGAGGTGTCCGTTAACTCCGCCGCCTCGACGGCAAAAATCAGTGCTGCGCTCGGCTCCATGGTGCAAGGCTCTGTGGTGTCCGAAGTCGCCGAACGGCTCCTTGGCTACTTCACAAGTGGCGAAATCGCCGTCGGAACCCGCCTGCCGGCAGAGCGTCAGCTCGCCGCGTCGCTGGGGGTCGGACGCTCCGCAGTCCGCGAAGCCCTCGCTGCACTGGAGATCCTCGGGATCGTCATCGTCCGGCCGGGTTCCGGAACCTATCTTCGCGGCGGCATCTCCGAGCTACTCCCCCGCACACTGAGCTGGGGCCTGATGCTGGGCGCCCCGCGCACGCGCGAACTCGTGGAACTGCGCGGCGGACTCGAAGTCCAGGCCGGCCAGTTGGCGGCCCGGCGGATCACCGACGACGCCCTGGACCGGATGCGCGAAAACCTGGCCACCATGGACCAGAGCCTCGACGACCTCGCGACGTTCGTGGAGGCCGACGCCGCCTTCCACCGGGAAATCGCGGCCGCCTCCGGCAACCAGGTCCTGCAGGAGCTGCTGCAGAGCATCCGCTCGCTGCTGCGCATCTGGGTGGACCGTGCCCTCACGGACGAGGGGCACGCGGCGGCGGCCCTGGCCGAGCACCGCGAAATCTTCCGCGCCCTGGAATCCCGCGACGAGGCCGCCGTCACCTCAGCCATGCGCTCCCACATGGACACAGCCTCCCGGCGCCTCCTGGCCGGATTCGACGCCGACCAGGCTCCGCCGGAGGCTGAAGCGGACTGACGCCGGCCGCCACTCCCCCAACGCGCGAATTCGCCGGAAAGCTGCCGAGTTTCGCAGGCGGTCCCTGCGAACGGGCAGCTTTCCGGCGAATTCGGCCGGCCAGTGGTAGGAGATGCGGCAGGGCGGTCGCTAGGCGGTGACCGCCACGGCCGGCTCGGCGATGGCGGTGAGTTCCACCGGCGCGGGACGCGCAACCGTGCTGCCGATCCGGACGGGTGCACCCGTGTGCGCCGAGTCGAGCACGGATTCCATCACGTCGAGGGCGTGGAAGGCCAAGGCACCGCCTGCCCTGGGCTCCTGGCCGGCAGGAGTGCGGACGAGGTCTGCGATGCCGAAGCCCCGCCCCGAGTCCTCGTAGCCGGCGGAGACGGGAAGGGTTTCCCAGTCATCCGCACCGAGCGCAAATACCTGCACGTCGCCGTCGAAGTGGTTGGGATCCGGGACCGCCAGGGAGCCGTGCTCGCCATGGATTTCGATGTTGGCGCTCTTGGTCTTCACGGCATCGAAGCTCATCACCAGCGTGGACAAGGCTCCCGAGGCGTGGACCAGGACGCCGGTCACGTGGGTGTCGATCGC from Arthrobacter sp. NicSoilB8 harbors:
- a CDS encoding FadR/GntR family transcriptional regulator: MSVNSAASTAKISAALGSMVQGSVVSEVAERLLGYFTSGEIAVGTRLPAERQLAASLGVGRSAVREALAALEILGIVIVRPGSGTYLRGGISELLPRTLSWGLMLGAPRTRELVELRGGLEVQAGQLAARRITDDALDRMRENLATMDQSLDDLATFVEADAAFHREIAAASGNQVLQELLQSIRSLLRIWVDRALTDEGHAAAALAEHREIFRALESRDEAAVTSAMRSHMDTASRRLLAGFDADQAPPEAEAD